Below is a genomic region from Timaviella obliquedivisa GSE-PSE-MK23-08B.
TACGTCGTGTTTAACCTGAGTTGCTGTTGTCATGAAATATCCTATGAAAGTTTTATTGCGAAGCCCATTCGTTCAGCTTATCAGAAGCTTTAAGTTACCCTTGATTCCATCCATTCTGTTTAGGAGGCAATCCTCTAAAGGCAGAAAATCTTTATATTCGGGCACAAACTTTTCAAATGTTAACCTTAACAGTCGTTTTTTTGTGTCAAGTCTTTTTGAACCTACTGGAATTTTGCGGATAGGTTCATGAATTTATTATGTTTGTTCACCATACCAACGGGTTTGAGGAACTTCTGTGGAGGCAAGCAGCTTACCACGAGAAATTACGTAACGAACGGGGGCGCGACGACGAATAGCATCAAAGCGATCGCTCGCCTCTAGCACAATTAAATTCGCGGGTTTCCCCACAGCAATGCCATACTGGTCTTCTAAATGCAGAGTTTTTGCACCCTGCCAGGTCACCATGTTGTAGCAAGCATCAATCTCGGCGCTGCCCGTCATTTGTCCGACATGTACCAGCATTGAGGCAACATCCAGCATATTTCCAGTGCCCAGTGAGTACCAGGGGTCGAGGATGCAATCATTCCCCAGGCTAACGTTCATGCCTTGCTGACAAAGTTCTTTAACACGGGTTAAGCCTCGCCGCTTAGGATAGGTGTCGGTGCGTCCTTGCAGCGTGATGTTGATGAGAGGATTGCAGACGAAGTTGATTTGCGTGCGTTGCAAAAAGCCCAGAAGCTTGTAGGCGTACGCATTGTTGTAAGAGCCAAAAGCGGTAGTGTGGCTGGCAGTCACTCGTGAACCCATATCGGTACGAATGGCACAGGCAGTCATGACTTCTAGAAAGCGAGAGTTGTCATCGTCAATTTCGTCGCAGTGAATGTCGATCAGGCGATCGTATCTTTCTGCCCAATCAAAGATGCGATGAACAGAT
It encodes:
- the codA gene encoding cytosine deaminase, with amino-acid sequence MTSYDLLLRNGRLLGSDGTIAPVDIAIQGGAIAEISPHIPVLAQQEIDLQEQLVSPPFVESHIHLDSALTAGQPRWNQSGTLFEGIEIWRERKQNLSLEDVKSRAIETLKQQAIQGVLFVRSHVDVSEANLVALEALLEVREAVKDWMTLQIVAFPQDGIYGGDKNGGGKNESLMEEAIARGVDVIGGIPHYELTREDGVKSVHRIFDWAERYDRLIDIHCDEIDDDNSRFLEVMTACAIRTDMGSRVTASHTTAFGSYNNAYAYKLLGFLQRTQINFVCNPLINITLQGRTDTYPKRRGLTRVKELCQQGMNVSLGNDCILDPWYSLGTGNMLDVASMLVHVGQMTGSAEIDACYNMVTWQGAKTLHLEDQYGIAVGKPANLIVLEASDRFDAIRRRAPVRYVISRGKLLASTEVPQTRWYGEQT